One window from the genome of Spirosoma rhododendri encodes:
- a CDS encoding Lnb N-terminal periplasmic domain-containing protein: MRKTMSSAARLLLFVVVLLSASLTNAQTLSPGARISLLTAGPGEELYSVFGHTAIRVYDPALNLDRTYGWGGFRFTEDNFYVKFLRGTLPYYIDAYDMYLFMYAYQQENRSVREQVLNLSASQRQRVFQVLETNMLPENRTYQYKFFYDNCATRPRDKLVEACGDSLLIPSATVMTGKSYRDWMNDYLGEKPWAKLGMNLAIGRPADEQTDGWHAMYLPNNVHDQLARATIRQPNGVTQPFVAEDKTLSQAATTFRQQVPIIFDPTVVFAVLGLVIVFATVRQYQRGYVSRRLDLWLFGVVGFLGWFLLLLWVGTDHGVTTWNPTLLYLAPYHLPLIFWATNKNATNARRSRYFAFTGLLIIVGMFLSTVPGGVDVLFPMTLLVRCLANLRPVGQSRAVITA, from the coding sequence ATGAGGAAGACGATGAGTAGTGCCGCCCGCTTGCTGCTGTTCGTAGTGGTGCTGCTAAGTGCGTCGCTGACCAACGCGCAGACGCTGTCGCCGGGTGCGCGGATCAGTCTGCTGACGGCAGGGCCGGGTGAGGAGCTGTACTCGGTGTTTGGGCATACGGCCATCCGCGTCTACGACCCCGCGCTCAACCTCGACCGTACCTACGGCTGGGGCGGTTTCCGGTTTACGGAAGATAATTTCTACGTGAAATTCCTGCGCGGAACGCTGCCGTACTACATCGACGCCTACGATATGTACCTGTTCATGTACGCCTATCAGCAGGAGAACCGGTCGGTGCGGGAGCAGGTGCTGAACCTGTCGGCCTCGCAGCGGCAACGGGTGTTTCAGGTGCTGGAAACCAACATGCTGCCCGAAAACCGGACGTATCAGTACAAGTTTTTCTACGACAACTGTGCCACGCGCCCCCGCGACAAACTGGTCGAAGCCTGTGGCGACAGCCTGCTGATTCCGTCGGCGACGGTGATGACGGGTAAGTCGTACCGCGACTGGATGAACGATTATCTGGGTGAGAAGCCGTGGGCGAAGCTGGGGATGAACCTGGCCATCGGTCGCCCGGCCGACGAGCAAACCGACGGCTGGCACGCGATGTATTTGCCCAATAACGTCCACGATCAGCTGGCCCGCGCCACGATCCGGCAGCCGAACGGCGTTACACAGCCGTTTGTAGCCGAGGATAAAACGCTGTCTCAGGCGGCAACGACTTTCCGGCAGCAGGTACCCATCATCTTCGACCCGACGGTGGTATTCGCCGTGCTGGGGCTGGTGATTGTTTTTGCGACTGTCCGGCAGTATCAGCGGGGCTATGTTAGTCGGCGGCTCGATTTGTGGCTGTTTGGCGTGGTAGGGTTCCTGGGCTGGTTTTTGCTCCTGCTCTGGGTAGGTACCGACCACGGCGTCACGACCTGGAATCCGACGCTGCTCTACCTAGCTCCGTACCATCTGCCGCTGATTTTCTGGGCGACGAACAAGAACGCAACGAATGCCCGGCGGTCGCGGTACTTTGCCTTTACGGGGCTGCTGATAATCGTGGGGATGTTCCTGTCGACAGTGCCGGGCGGGGTCGACGTGCTGTTTCCGATGACCTTGCTGGTACGCTGCCTGGCTAACCTCCGCCCGGTCGGTCAAAGCCGCGCGGTTATTACGGCGTAG
- the rsmI gene encoding 16S rRNA (cytidine(1402)-2'-O)-methyltransferase — MKLYLVPTPIGNLDDITLRAINVLKSVDVILAEDTRTSGVLLKHLAISKPLQSYHIFNEHQTVQRLIEQLKAGKSFALISDAGTPGISDPGFLLVRACVQHDIVVECLPGATAFVPALVNSGLPTDRFTFEGFLPHKKGRQTRLGELADEERTMVFYESPHRLLKTLGQFAELFGADRPASVSRELTKLFEENRRGPLSELITYFGEKTIKGELVICVQGKEPEKNKGRRNKYADETDEEDDE; from the coding sequence ATGAAATTGTATCTGGTGCCGACACCCATCGGGAATCTGGACGACATTACCCTCCGGGCGATCAACGTGCTTAAATCGGTCGACGTGATTCTGGCCGAAGACACCCGCACGTCGGGGGTGCTGCTGAAACACCTCGCCATCAGCAAGCCGTTGCAGAGTTATCATATTTTCAACGAACACCAGACCGTACAGCGGCTCATCGAGCAGTTGAAGGCGGGTAAAAGCTTCGCGCTAATCTCCGACGCGGGTACGCCCGGCATCTCCGACCCCGGCTTTCTGCTGGTGCGGGCCTGTGTGCAGCACGACATCGTGGTCGAGTGCCTGCCCGGCGCAACGGCCTTCGTACCCGCGCTGGTCAACTCGGGTTTGCCGACGGACCGGTTTACGTTCGAGGGCTTTTTGCCCCACAAAAAAGGGCGGCAGACACGGCTGGGCGAACTGGCCGACGAGGAGCGGACGATGGTGTTCTACGAGTCGCCCCACCGCCTGCTGAAGACGCTGGGGCAGTTTGCCGAGCTGTTCGGGGCCGACCGTCCGGCCAGTGTGTCGCGCGAGCTGACGAAGCTGTTCGAGGAAAACCGGCGCGGGCCGTTATCGGAACTCATTACTTATTTTGGCGAAAAAACAATCAAAGGTGAGCTGGTTATCTGCGTTCAGGGGAAAGAGCCTGAGAAAAATAAAGGGCGTCGCAACAAGTACGCCGACGAAACCGATGAGGAAGACGATGAGTAG
- a CDS encoding glycoside hydrolase 5 family protein → MRSIFLSLLLSLLMLTANAQRWTAQQANDWYKTQPFLVGANFIPSTAINQLEMWQADTFDPATIDKELGYAEGIGMNVMRVFLHNLVWEQDAEGFKKRIDQFLQIADKHHIKIMFVLFDSCWNDDPQLGKQPAPVTGKHNSGWVRAPGTKRLFDSRTWAGLEQYTKGVLTAFASDKRVLVWDLFNEPSNNGYNDAVVPLLTKTFAWAQAARPSQPITAGWWNDHELSNDIMFGQSDIITFHNYNEAPKLEAQIIDLQKRFGRPLICTEYMARTRNSTFQSSLPIFKKYKVGAINWGLVKGKTNTIYAWNAPMPDGKEPPVWFHDIFRPDGSVFDPAETALIKQIAK, encoded by the coding sequence ATGCGCTCTATCTTCCTCTCCCTCCTGCTCAGCCTGTTGATGCTGACGGCGAACGCTCAACGATGGACGGCCCAGCAGGCCAACGACTGGTACAAAACACAACCCTTTCTGGTGGGGGCCAATTTCATCCCCAGCACCGCCATCAATCAGCTTGAAATGTGGCAGGCCGACACCTTCGACCCGGCTACCATCGACAAAGAACTCGGCTACGCGGAAGGCATCGGCATGAACGTCATGCGCGTGTTTCTGCACAATCTGGTCTGGGAACAGGACGCCGAAGGGTTCAAAAAGCGCATCGACCAGTTTCTGCAAATCGCCGACAAGCACCACATCAAGATCATGTTCGTGCTGTTCGACTCGTGCTGGAACGACGACCCGCAGCTGGGCAAGCAGCCCGCGCCCGTGACGGGGAAACACAACTCGGGTTGGGTACGCGCCCCCGGCACCAAACGCCTGTTCGATTCGCGCACCTGGGCCGGACTGGAGCAGTACACGAAGGGCGTGCTGACCGCCTTCGCCAGCGACAAGCGCGTGCTGGTGTGGGACCTGTTTAACGAACCCAGCAACAACGGCTACAACGACGCCGTGGTGCCGCTGCTAACCAAAACGTTTGCGTGGGCGCAGGCTGCCCGCCCGTCGCAGCCGATTACCGCTGGCTGGTGGAACGATCACGAACTCTCCAACGACATCATGTTTGGTCAGTCGGACATTATCACGTTCCATAACTACAACGAAGCCCCCAAGCTGGAAGCGCAGATCATCGACCTGCAAAAACGGTTCGGCCGCCCGCTGATCTGCACCGAATACATGGCCCGCACCCGCAACAGCACGTTCCAGAGTAGCCTGCCCATTTTCAAGAAATACAAAGTCGGCGCGATCAACTGGGGACTGGTAAAGGGCAAGACTAACACCATCTACGCCTGGAACGCCCCCATGCCCGACGGTAAGGAGCCGCCCGTCTGGTTCCACGACATCTTCCGCCCCGACGGCTCCGTCTTCGACCCCGCCGAAACCGCGTTGATTAAACAGATAGCTAAGTAG
- a CDS encoding DUF805 domain-containing protein, producing the protein MFKNTFSFECRIRRSEYGISAIIYAFAAVIINVIMQAGEGAALIGIAYIPLLWFLWSQGAKRCHDRGNSGWYQIIPFYGLWMLFADGQAGTNEYGPNPKGIGEQIQNTNV; encoded by the coding sequence ATGTTCAAAAATACCTTTTCATTTGAATGTCGTATCAGAAGGTCTGAGTACGGTATAAGCGCCATTATTTATGCCTTTGCAGCTGTGATTATAAATGTCATTATGCAAGCAGGTGAAGGGGCAGCACTCATAGGAATAGCATATATTCCTTTATTGTGGTTTCTGTGGTCGCAGGGTGCGAAAAGGTGTCACGATAGGGGTAACAGCGGCTGGTATCAAATTATCCCTTTCTACGGACTTTGGATGTTATTCGCCGACGGCCAAGCCGGCACCAACGAATATGGGCCTAATCCCAAAGGCATAGGGGAACAAATACAGAACACTAATGTTTGA
- a CDS encoding tetratricopeptide repeat protein, translating to MKTYCILFSILIAFNCSAQTYYASPLGFKINFDKTWKRVPKEILQKKLNDIKQLVEYREDVQFDACYQKIGNADMDYPYILFKNIHAATDNETAIKKVQEYFTSKSTFEKTVQNMVNGKFGLELTVGKNYYDAQNKILILTYDIGISIKGNLVGMFAFYFGKKASLMTYCYSYKDEFKYDQKEFINIVYSIEDKGMVTDMSHYTQKHDIAVKYYNDGKMQSENENRQEAIRLYTKAIENYPVEDTYMKSEALYNRGLNKRYINDYKGAIADYTQAIKHRPNYFKAYNNRGYAKLLLEDYTGAIIDFTMTIKYDNYNTEFSSMALGNRGIAKVFLGQDGCLDLKKSIELGNQNAHKFYNEYCK from the coding sequence ATGAAGACGTATTGCATCTTATTTTCAATACTCATCGCCTTTAACTGTTCTGCTCAGACTTATTATGCAAGTCCCCTCGGATTCAAAATAAATTTTGACAAGACTTGGAAAAGAGTTCCAAAGGAAATTTTACAAAAAAAATTGAACGACATAAAACAACTAGTAGAATATCGCGAAGATGTTCAATTTGACGCTTGCTATCAAAAAATTGGTAATGCAGATATGGATTATCCTTACATATTGTTTAAAAATATTCATGCTGCTACTGATAATGAAACTGCTATAAAAAAAGTCCAAGAGTATTTTACAAGCAAGTCTACCTTTGAAAAAACAGTGCAAAATATGGTCAATGGAAAGTTTGGCCTTGAACTCACAGTGGGCAAAAACTATTATGATGCTCAAAACAAAATTTTAATACTCACGTACGATATTGGAATTAGTATCAAAGGAAATTTAGTTGGAATGTTTGCTTTCTATTTTGGAAAAAAAGCTAGCCTCATGACTTATTGCTACAGCTACAAAGATGAGTTTAAGTACGACCAGAAAGAATTCATAAATATTGTTTATTCAATAGAAGATAAAGGCATGGTAACAGATATGTCACACTACACTCAAAAACACGACATAGCTGTAAAATACTACAACGATGGTAAGATGCAATCTGAAAACGAAAATAGACAAGAAGCCATACGTCTATACACAAAAGCAATTGAAAATTATCCAGTTGAAGATACATACATGAAATCCGAAGCCTTATACAATCGTGGCTTAAACAAACGCTATATTAATGATTATAAAGGAGCTATTGCTGATTATACGCAAGCGATTAAACACCGACCTAATTACTTTAAGGCATACAATAATCGCGGATATGCTAAACTTTTACTTGAAGATTATACAGGTGCTATCATAGATTTTACAATGACAATAAAATATGATAATTACAATACAGAGTTTTCCAGTATGGCATTAGGGAATAGAGGGATTGCCAAAGTATTTTTAGGTCAAGATGGGTGTTTGGACTTAAAAAAATCGATTGAGTTAGGTAATCAAAACGCTCATAAATTTTACAATGAATACTGTAAATAG
- a CDS encoding DUF4177 domain-containing protein has translation MKDCKVEALIYYTKVTLDSEHILKASKEEIQEKLDEYTAKGYRLTSTTSTNFGFAIYIYLFFEKDV, from the coding sequence ATGAAAGATTGCAAAGTTGAAGCCCTGATTTATTACACGAAAGTAACGCTTGACTCCGAGCACATACTCAAGGCATCTAAAGAGGAAATTCAGGAGAAGCTGGATGAATACACGGCCAAAGGCTACCGGCTAACGTCGACAACATCGACCAATTTTGGCTTTGCTATTTACATCTATCTGTTTTTTGAAAAGGACGTCTAG
- a CDS encoding GNAT family N-acetyltransferase, translated as MQLAVDFDLRPWTMDDLGSLVSYANNPRIARNMTDKFPHPYTEADGLSFIEFATADSSAHIFAIDVAGEAVGGIGVHPQPDIHRKNAELGYWLAEPFWGKGIISAAIKRAVDVAFETYDIDRIFARPFGTNVASQRVLQKNGFVLEAQFRGTLYKNGEYLDELIYALRRPNWKPD; from the coding sequence ATGCAACTGGCTGTAGACTTCGACCTGCGCCCCTGGACAATGGATGATTTGGGTAGTCTGGTCAGCTACGCCAACAATCCGCGCATTGCCCGGAACATGACCGACAAGTTTCCGCATCCCTACACGGAAGCCGATGGGTTGTCCTTTATCGAATTTGCCACGGCTGACAGTTCGGCGCACATCTTCGCCATTGACGTTGCGGGCGAAGCGGTCGGCGGCATTGGCGTTCATCCGCAACCGGATATTCACCGGAAGAACGCGGAACTTGGCTATTGGCTGGCTGAGCCTTTCTGGGGCAAGGGTATCATCAGTGCAGCCATAAAACGGGCAGTCGACGTTGCTTTTGAGACGTACGACATAGACAGAATTTTTGCCCGGCCCTTCGGCACGAACGTAGCGTCGCAGCGCGTGCTTCAGAAGAACGGTTTTGTGCTGGAAGCTCAGTTCAGGGGGACGCTCTATAAGAATGGGGAGTACCTCGATGAGTTGATTTATGCGCTAAGGCGGCCCAACTGGAAGCCTGATTGA
- a CDS encoding GAF domain-containing protein — MNAIDTLTYTVTELINQGQPPGPTLDAIVACVGQSLDADRCFLYVRRPALGLGRTAFCWRRSADIPTKNTIQPQWQADTTDLPNEDPLIRAGLAMKPSVYVDDVEAAGPQVLNRQFEQETFGHRALIHAHIQKDGQLWGILQPCMFDGPRHWTAPEKEQIEAILPRLQPLIAAYVVSA, encoded by the coding sequence ATGAACGCCATAGACACGCTAACCTATACAGTTACTGAACTCATCAATCAGGGGCAGCCCCCCGGTCCTACGCTCGACGCGATTGTCGCCTGCGTGGGGCAATCACTAGATGCAGACCGGTGCTTCCTGTATGTCCGTCGGCCTGCGTTGGGGCTGGGCCGCACGGCGTTTTGCTGGCGCAGGAGTGCAGACATCCCCACTAAAAACACGATTCAGCCCCAGTGGCAAGCCGACACCACGGACCTGCCCAACGAAGACCCGCTGATCCGAGCTGGGTTGGCCATGAAGCCTTCGGTGTACGTTGATGATGTGGAAGCTGCCGGTCCGCAGGTGCTGAACCGGCAGTTTGAGCAGGAAACATTCGGTCACCGGGCGTTAATTCACGCCCACATTCAGAAAGACGGGCAACTGTGGGGCATCTTGCAGCCCTGTATGTTCGATGGTCCGCGCCACTGGACGGCGCCCGAAAAGGAACAGATCGAGGCTATCCTCCCCCGCCTGCAACCACTAATCGCGGCCTACGTGGTATCTGCCTGA
- the map gene encoding type I methionyl aminopeptidase, which translates to MSLKSEEDLLGMQAISQIVGLTLKGMQEYARPGMSTFALDQYGRQLLQQYGARSAPKLTYGFPGWTCISVNDEVCHGIPSARRFLQEGDLVNIDVSAELNGYWSDNGGSFVLGQDIHQRGELVEASKRILAKAISHIRGGVQIAEIGRLIETEAKKSGYRVIKNLSGHGVGRSLHEEPHEILCYYDRANKTRFRKHSVVAIETFLSTKASYAQEKGDGWTLVAKDSLAVQHEHTIVVTDKQPIILTAANQLWV; encoded by the coding sequence ATGTCGTTAAAATCAGAGGAAGACCTGCTCGGGATGCAGGCAATTAGCCAGATTGTTGGCCTGACTCTCAAAGGCATGCAGGAGTACGCCCGACCCGGTATGTCGACGTTTGCCTTGGATCAGTACGGGCGGCAACTGCTGCAACAGTACGGTGCCCGGTCGGCCCCCAAACTCACCTACGGCTTTCCCGGCTGGACCTGTATCAGTGTAAATGACGAAGTCTGCCACGGTATCCCGTCGGCCAGGCGGTTTTTGCAGGAGGGCGATCTGGTTAATATTGACGTGTCGGCCGAGCTGAACGGCTATTGGTCGGATAACGGCGGGTCGTTTGTGCTGGGGCAGGATATTCATCAGCGCGGTGAACTGGTCGAAGCGTCGAAGCGCATTCTGGCCAAAGCGATCAGCCATATCCGGGGGGGCGTACAAATCGCTGAGATCGGTCGACTGATTGAAACGGAAGCGAAGAAAAGTGGGTACCGGGTTATCAAAAACCTGTCGGGGCACGGCGTCGGGCGGAGCCTGCACGAAGAGCCGCACGAGATTCTGTGCTACTACGACCGGGCCAACAAAACGCGGTTTCGGAAGCACTCCGTGGTGGCAATTGAGACGTTTTTGTCGACCAAAGCGTCGTACGCGCAGGAGAAGGGCGACGGCTGGACATTGGTCGCCAAAGACAGCCTGGCCGTGCAGCACGAACACACCATCGTCGTCACCGACAAGCAGCCAATTATCCTGACCGCTGCGAATCAGTTATGGGTGTGA
- a CDS encoding helix-turn-helix domain-containing protein, protein MQVLSARVPVPVYPLELDEVGHPQFRLYHYEGSMPNLSELLVPHRKDHYLLVFVKHAVGRQWIDMTPYVLQDNTIYFVGPEQVIVKEELSQAWSEGIAFTAEFLSLQENASLRNLPLIQNPQNGHELRLTDADVRFVEDILDQINREYRQPGDWQQRMLGAYLTVLLTYLSRLYTEQFPATETSADTLLLKQFQAKVDTHFQQVHEVSEYAAMLNLSAGYLSEVVKEQSGKPAIKHIHDRLILEARRLLFHTEQALKEIAYELGFADASYFSRFFKRETGVTPAEYRSNIRKMYQ, encoded by the coding sequence ATGCAAGTACTTAGCGCGAGGGTGCCGGTACCGGTTTATCCGCTGGAACTGGATGAAGTCGGGCATCCGCAATTCAGGCTGTACCACTACGAGGGGAGTATGCCCAATCTGTCCGAATTGCTTGTCCCGCATCGGAAAGACCATTATCTGCTGGTGTTCGTCAAGCATGCGGTTGGGCGGCAATGGATCGATATGACGCCCTACGTGCTTCAGGACAACACCATCTACTTTGTCGGTCCCGAACAGGTTATTGTCAAGGAAGAACTGAGTCAGGCGTGGAGCGAGGGGATCGCGTTTACGGCTGAGTTTCTGTCGCTTCAGGAAAACGCGTCGCTGCGTAACCTGCCCTTGATTCAGAATCCGCAGAACGGACATGAATTGCGACTCACAGACGCGGACGTTCGTTTCGTCGAGGATATACTGGATCAGATCAATCGGGAGTATCGACAACCCGGCGACTGGCAACAGCGCATGCTTGGCGCGTACCTGACGGTGCTGCTCACCTACCTGAGCCGTTTGTATACCGAGCAGTTTCCGGCCACCGAGACCTCCGCCGACACTCTGCTGCTAAAGCAATTCCAGGCCAAAGTCGACACTCATTTTCAGCAGGTACATGAAGTAAGCGAGTATGCGGCCATGCTCAACCTGTCGGCGGGGTACTTGAGCGAGGTCGTGAAAGAGCAGAGCGGCAAACCAGCTATCAAGCACATCCACGACCGCCTGATTCTGGAGGCCCGGCGTCTGCTGTTTCACACCGAACAGGCACTGAAAGAAATCGCCTACGAACTTGGCTTTGCCGATGCCTCGTACTTCAGCCGGTTCTTCAAACGCGAAACGGGCGTGACCCCGGCCGAGTACCGCAGCAACATCCGTAAAATGTACCAGTAA
- a CDS encoding SDR family oxidoreductase — MKTVLITGANKSIGFETARQLLQLGYYVYLGSRDLAKGQQAVDQLQADGLTQVEPIAIDVDDPQSVQSARDVLGQKTAVLDVLINNAGISGSVTAGPLATDLSEFRQVLDTNFFGVIQVTQAFADLLHQSPEPRIVNVTSGLGSLTRQSDPSWVYYGITPAAYVASKAALNAYTIALANHLRDTPFKVNAVDPGYTATDFNHHSGPGTVPDAAARVVKAATLGPDGPTGQFYSDDNAPDTGISPW; from the coding sequence ATGAAAACAGTATTGATAACGGGAGCCAACAAAAGTATCGGCTTCGAAACGGCCCGGCAACTACTTCAGCTCGGCTACTATGTCTACCTGGGTAGCCGCGATCTGGCAAAGGGACAACAGGCCGTCGATCAGTTACAGGCCGACGGGCTAACGCAGGTCGAACCCATCGCAATCGACGTCGACGACCCGCAATCGGTGCAGTCGGCCCGCGATGTGCTGGGTCAGAAAACGGCCGTGCTGGACGTGCTGATTAACAACGCTGGTATCTCTGGCAGCGTAACAGCAGGCCCACTAGCAACAGACCTCAGCGAGTTCCGGCAGGTGCTCGACACCAACTTCTTCGGGGTCATTCAGGTGACGCAGGCGTTTGCCGATCTGCTGCATCAGTCGCCGGAGCCGCGCATTGTCAACGTCACGTCGGGGCTTGGGTCGCTCACCCGGCAGAGTGATCCGTCATGGGTTTATTACGGCATTACGCCAGCGGCCTATGTCGCGTCGAAAGCAGCCCTCAACGCCTACACCATTGCCCTCGCTAACCACCTGCGCGACACGCCGTTCAAGGTTAACGCCGTCGATCCGGGCTATACCGCAACGGATTTCAATCACCACTCCGGCCCCGGTACCGTGCCCGATGCAGCTGCCCGAGTCGTTAAAGCCGCCACCCTGGGACCGGACGGCCCCACAGGTCAGTTCTACAGCGACGACAACGCCCCAGACACCGGCATCAGCCCGTGGTAA
- a CDS encoding DUF1593 domain-containing protein, with protein sequence MQRTATLLFLLFLLTHQAIQAQPSAKRRVVVLTDIEADPDDAESMVRFLTYANEWDVEGLIATTSIHQKSRVAPESIRKILSAYGTVQPNLLKHAPGFPSAQQLLTKVKQGLPVYGMAGVGAGHDSEGSDWIVRVLKQADPRPVWFSVWGGPNVLAQALWKIQQTETPINASRLYQKVRIYTISDQDDSGPWIRKTFPAIFYVVTPGYNYADATWLGMSFPFPGSNADVISADWLAKYIQQSHGPLGAAYPDVAYGMEGDSPAFLGLIPNGLNNPERPDYGGWGGRYTFYKPDFRDSNTGRFRRDNWPKDEPETRPIWTNTADSVTGQDKQRYGSPQATIWRWRQAFQNDFAARMAWCTKAYAACNHPPVPRLATPDSFTVKSGETFHLNADGTTDPDGDSMSYLWFQYPEAGTYPGQVSTRPYAPNLYDLPMTAPSVTSPQTIHFILQVTDKGTPALTRYKRVIVTVVPGN encoded by the coding sequence ATGCAACGCACCGCTACGCTCCTTTTTCTCCTTTTCCTGCTCACTCATCAAGCTATTCAGGCCCAGCCATCTGCAAAACGACGCGTTGTCGTACTGACCGACATCGAAGCCGACCCCGACGATGCCGAGTCGATGGTTCGCTTTCTGACTTATGCCAACGAGTGGGACGTTGAGGGGTTGATCGCGACGACGTCTATTCACCAGAAAAGTCGCGTTGCGCCGGAGAGCATCCGCAAAATACTGTCGGCGTATGGTACCGTGCAGCCTAATCTGTTGAAGCATGCGCCCGGCTTCCCGTCCGCGCAACAGTTGCTGACGAAAGTAAAGCAGGGTTTGCCCGTCTACGGCATGGCTGGCGTCGGGGCCGGGCACGATTCCGAAGGCTCGGACTGGATTGTGCGGGTGCTAAAACAGGCGGACCCGCGACCGGTCTGGTTTTCGGTATGGGGTGGCCCAAACGTGCTGGCGCAGGCGCTCTGGAAAATTCAGCAAACCGAAACGCCGATTAACGCCAGTCGACTGTACCAGAAAGTACGCATCTACACGATCTCCGATCAGGACGATTCGGGGCCGTGGATTCGCAAGACATTTCCAGCCATATTTTACGTCGTAACGCCCGGCTACAACTACGCCGACGCGACCTGGCTGGGCATGTCGTTTCCGTTTCCGGGTTCCAACGCCGACGTCATCTCGGCCGACTGGCTGGCAAAGTATATTCAGCAGAGCCACGGTCCGTTGGGCGCGGCCTATCCCGACGTGGCCTACGGTATGGAAGGCGATAGCCCGGCGTTTCTCGGTCTGATTCCCAACGGCCTGAACAATCCCGAACGGCCCGACTACGGCGGCTGGGGCGGTCGCTACACGTTTTACAAACCTGATTTTCGCGATTCCAACACCGGCCGGTTCCGGCGCGACAACTGGCCCAAAGACGAGCCCGAAACGCGCCCGATCTGGACAAATACGGCAGACTCTGTAACGGGGCAGGATAAGCAGCGATACGGCAGTCCGCAGGCAACGATCTGGCGGTGGCGGCAGGCGTTTCAGAACGATTTTGCCGCCCGGATGGCGTGGTGTACCAAGGCGTACGCAGCCTGCAATCATCCACCCGTCCCCCGGTTGGCGACGCCCGATTCGTTCACGGTGAAGTCGGGCGAGACGTTCCACCTCAACGCCGATGGCACCACTGACCCCGACGGCGATTCGATGAGCTATCTGTGGTTTCAGTACCCGGAAGCCGGTACGTATCCCGGTCAGGTCAGTACCCGCCCCTACGCACCCAATCTGTACGACCTGCCCATGACGGCCCCGTCAGTTACGAGTCCGCAAACGATTCACTTCATTTTGCAGGTAACCGACAAGGGCACCCCCGCCCTGACCCGCTACAAACGGGTTATCGTGACGGTAGTGCCCGGTAACTAG
- a CDS encoding glycoside hydrolase family 16 protein, whose translation MKNQLAQIGLVTALVSIGWLATGLATSCTSGTSVVQPTPVPADSTPKLVWSDEFNQDGRPDSKNWAYETGFVRNNELQWYQTDNAFCQNGMLVIEGRRTQQANPNYKAGSSDWRTNRQTIQYTAASLKTEGLQSWQYGRFEMRARIRTQSGLWPAFWTLGTKGEWPSNGEIDIMEYYRGALLANVAWGTNKRWTANWRSSKLPITEMNDPNWADQFHVWRMDWDEQQIQLSVDGRVLNTVKLSETINGDGSGINPFKQPHYVMLNLAIGGDNGGDPSSTAFPSRYEIDYVRVYQ comes from the coding sequence ATGAAAAATCAATTGGCACAAATTGGGCTGGTTACAGCGCTGGTGAGTATCGGCTGGCTGGCCACCGGCTTAGCAACAAGCTGCACAAGCGGGACCAGTGTCGTTCAGCCCACACCCGTCCCCGCCGACTCAACGCCGAAACTGGTATGGTCCGATGAGTTTAATCAGGACGGCCGTCCCGACAGTAAGAACTGGGCGTACGAAACCGGGTTTGTGCGCAACAACGAACTGCAATGGTACCAGACCGACAACGCGTTCTGCCAGAACGGCATGCTCGTGATCGAAGGACGCCGGACGCAGCAGGCCAACCCCAACTATAAAGCGGGTAGTTCCGACTGGCGCACCAACCGCCAGACGATTCAGTACACAGCGGCCAGTTTGAAAACTGAGGGGTTGCAAAGCTGGCAGTACGGCCGGTTTGAAATGCGGGCGCGGATTCGGACGCAGTCGGGGTTGTGGCCTGCCTTCTGGACATTGGGTACCAAAGGAGAGTGGCCCTCGAACGGCGAAATCGACATCATGGAATATTACCGGGGTGCTTTGCTGGCTAACGTAGCCTGGGGCACCAACAAACGCTGGACGGCCAACTGGCGCAGTTCCAAACTACCCATCACCGAGATGAACGACCCCAACTGGGCCGATCAGTTTCACGTCTGGCGAATGGACTGGGACGAGCAGCAGATTCAGCTATCGGTCGACGGGCGGGTGCTGAATACGGTTAAACTCAGCGAAACAATCAACGGCGATGGATCGGGTATCAACCCGTTCAAACAGCCGCATTACGTGATGCTCAACCTCGCCATCGGTGGCGATAACGGTGGCGACCCATCGTCTACCGCGTTCCCCTCGCGCTACGAAATCGACTACGTCCGCGTTTATCAATAA